The following proteins are co-located in the Primulina tabacum isolate GXHZ01 chromosome 11, ASM2559414v2, whole genome shotgun sequence genome:
- the LOC142518694 gene encoding serine/threonine-protein kinase STY46-like isoform X2 — protein sequence MNAEETTQEKKAIPFSPSNASTSNPRRRRTTTGFCRRLSDCIIMGPATTNHIPRGTTKLHHLPQLEDINKELAKEKELKSMYKMRLERTQSFLKYCLQVAQDNGFLNLILNKHKDQEYFSLSPSHSSGQAPHPHPHLAALVNQAKINGWYIHPLEIEMHQLSAQGTTADIYKGRWRGVDVAVKCMYPDFFQSNDSGVSFFAQEVETLSTQRHPFVLQLMGACLDPPDKCWIVTEFLKMNLKDWLHGSGKRHKERTIPLPPLKDRLAKALEVAQAMQYLHESKPKIIHRDLKPSNIFLDDALHVRVADFGHARFLSDGEKALTGETDYGPSKIALEVAENGLRPSIAKAETYLEEMMIELIQQLWDQEAAARPSFNEITCNLRNILGDNKLEQTFC from the exons ATGAATGCCGAAGAGACAACACAAGAAAAGAAGGCGATCCCATTTAGTCCAAGCAATGCTTCCACTTCCAACCCAAGGAGGAGGAGGACCACCACCGGCTTTTGCAGAAGATTGAGTGACTGTATCATCATGGGGCCAGCTACTACAAACCACATTCCCCGTGGGACAACCAAGCTCCACCACCTCCCACAA TTGGAAGATATAAACAAGGAGCTAGCAAAGGAGAAAGAGCTAAAGAGCATGTACAAGATGAGGCTAGAAAGAACACAAAGCTTCCTAAAATACTGTCTTCAAGTGGCACAAGACAATGGTTTCTTGAATCTCATACTCAACAAACACAAAGATCAGGAATATTTCTCGCTTTCCCCCTCTCATTCTTCAGGACAAGCTCCCCATCCCCATCCCCATCTTGCTGCCCTCGTAAATCAAGCAAAGATTAACGGATGGTACATCCATCCTCTAGAG ATTGAAATGCACCAGTTATCAGCTCAAGGCACCACTGCTGACATTTATAAAGGAAGATGGAGGGGAGTTGACGTTGCGGTAAAGTGCATGTACCCTGATTTCTTCCAATCAAACGACAGCGGAGTCAGCTTCTTCGCACAAGAGGTGGAAACACTGTCCACCCAACGCCACCCTTTCGTGCTGCAACTCATGGGGGCGTGCCTTGATCCTCCAGATAAATGTTGGATCGTGACCGAATTCCTGAAAATGAATCTAAAAGATTGGCTCCATGGTTCGGGGAAAAGGCACAAGGAAAGAACGATCCCTCTTCCACCATTGAAGGATAGACTTGCAAAAGCATTGGAGGTTGCTCAAGCAATGCAGTATCTCCACGAAAGCAAGCCAAAGATTATTCATCGTGATTTGAAACCGAGTAACATTTTCCTGGATGATGCGTTACATGTGAGAGTAGCTGATTTTGGGCATGCCCGCTTCTTGAGTGATGGAGAAAAGGCACTGACCGGGGAAACAG ATTATGGTCCTTCAAAGATAGCTTTGGAAGTTGCAGAAAATGGACTAAGGCCATCAATTGCCAAGGCTGAGACATACTTGGAGGAGATGATGATTGAACTCATACAACAATTATGGGATCAAGAAGCTGCTGCCCGACCTTCTTTCAATGAGATTACATGCAATTTGAGAAATATATTGGGCGATAATAAGTTAGAGCAAACTTTCTGTTAA
- the LOC142518694 gene encoding serine/threonine-protein kinase STY46-like isoform X1, whose amino-acid sequence MNAEETTQEKKAIPFSPSNASTSNPRRRRTTTGFCRRLSDCIIMGPATTNHIPRGTTKLHHLPQLEDINKELAKEKELKSMYKMRLERTQSFLKYCLQVAQDNGFLNLILNKHKDQEYFSLSPSHSSGQAPHPHPHLAALVNQAKINGWYIHPLEIEMHQLSAQGTTADIYKGRWRGVDVAVKCMYPDFFQSNDSGVSFFAQEVETLSTQRHPFVLQLMGACLDPPDKCWIVTEFLKMNLKDWLHGSGKRHKERTIPLPPLKDRLAKALEVAQAMQYLHESKPKIIHRDLKPSNIFLDDALHVRVADFGHARFLSDGEKALTGETGTFIYMAPEVISCRAYDEKCDVYSFGVILNELVTGEYPYIDTDYGPSKIALEVAENGLRPSIAKAETYLEEMMIELIQQLWDQEAAARPSFNEITCNLRNILGDNKLEQTFC is encoded by the exons ATGAATGCCGAAGAGACAACACAAGAAAAGAAGGCGATCCCATTTAGTCCAAGCAATGCTTCCACTTCCAACCCAAGGAGGAGGAGGACCACCACCGGCTTTTGCAGAAGATTGAGTGACTGTATCATCATGGGGCCAGCTACTACAAACCACATTCCCCGTGGGACAACCAAGCTCCACCACCTCCCACAA TTGGAAGATATAAACAAGGAGCTAGCAAAGGAGAAAGAGCTAAAGAGCATGTACAAGATGAGGCTAGAAAGAACACAAAGCTTCCTAAAATACTGTCTTCAAGTGGCACAAGACAATGGTTTCTTGAATCTCATACTCAACAAACACAAAGATCAGGAATATTTCTCGCTTTCCCCCTCTCATTCTTCAGGACAAGCTCCCCATCCCCATCCCCATCTTGCTGCCCTCGTAAATCAAGCAAAGATTAACGGATGGTACATCCATCCTCTAGAG ATTGAAATGCACCAGTTATCAGCTCAAGGCACCACTGCTGACATTTATAAAGGAAGATGGAGGGGAGTTGACGTTGCGGTAAAGTGCATGTACCCTGATTTCTTCCAATCAAACGACAGCGGAGTCAGCTTCTTCGCACAAGAGGTGGAAACACTGTCCACCCAACGCCACCCTTTCGTGCTGCAACTCATGGGGGCGTGCCTTGATCCTCCAGATAAATGTTGGATCGTGACCGAATTCCTGAAAATGAATCTAAAAGATTGGCTCCATGGTTCGGGGAAAAGGCACAAGGAAAGAACGATCCCTCTTCCACCATTGAAGGATAGACTTGCAAAAGCATTGGAGGTTGCTCAAGCAATGCAGTATCTCCACGAAAGCAAGCCAAAGATTATTCATCGTGATTTGAAACCGAGTAACATTTTCCTGGATGATGCGTTACATGTGAGAGTAGCTGATTTTGGGCATGCCCGCTTCTTGAGTGATGGAGAAAAGGCACTGACCGGGGAAACAG GTACATTTATTTATATGGCACCTGAGGTTATTAGTTGCCGTGCTTATGACGAAAAATGTGATGTCTATAGTTTTGGTGTAATATTGAATGAACTAGTGACTGGTGAATATCCATACATCGATACAGATTATGGTCCTTCAAAGATAGCTTTGGAAGTTGCAGAAAATGGACTAAGGCCATCAATTGCCAAGGCTGAGACATACTTGGAGGAGATGATGATTGAACTCATACAACAATTATGGGATCAAGAAGCTGCTGCCCGACCTTCTTTCAATGAGATTACATGCAATTTGAGAAATATATTGGGCGATAATAAGTTAGAGCAAACTTTCTGTTAA